Below is a genomic region from Microbacterium sp. LWO12-1.2.
GCCACCCGAGCTGGCGAGTGAGGGCGAGCGGCACTCGCCCTGCACCGCGCGAGAGTGCACGGAGTTGTCCCCGCCGCCCGGCAGGCTGACCTTCCCATCGGCTGCCCCTGGCCGAGGATCGGCGCATGTCCTCCTCGTCGCTGCGAATGCCACTCCGCCGCATCCTCTCTGAACTGGCCGGGCTCCTCCTCGCCGCGTCCTGCGCGGGGTGCGGGGAGCCGGGGGAGCTGTTGTGCACGGTATGCCGCGCAGAGCTCACGTCGTGCCGGGTGGACACCATCACGCCGGATGGTCTCACCGTGCATGCCGCGCTCTCGTTCGACGGCGTCGCGGCGCGATGCATCCGCCGTCTCAAAGGTGAAGGCGAGACGCTGCTCGCCGGTGTGCTCGGTGACGCGCTCGCTCCGGTTCTCGACGAGGTATCGGCCTCAGGGGCGATAGTCGTGCCGGTGCCGACCAGCCGCGCCGCATTCCGCCGCCGCGGCTATCGGGTACCAGACCTTCTCGTCCGCCGAGCCGGAGCGGAACCGGTGGACCTGCTCATCCACGAGGGTGAGCGCGAGGATCAACGCGGTCTCGACGTGCGTGAGCGCCGCGACAACGTCCGAGGGAGCATGCGCGCACGGCATCGCGGTGCAGGGGAGCAGGTCGTGGTGGTGGATGACGTCGTCACCACCGGTGCGACGCTGGACGAGGCAGCGCGAGCCCTCAGGCAGGCAGGATTCGAAGTGCTATCCGCCGTTGCGCTCGCCGCCACGCCGCGTCACCGAAGACTCATCGAGGACTCATCGGCGACACGGAGGAAATGACCCGTGACATCCGTCCACGGGCGGACTACGGTTGGGGGTCACAAGGCGACCACGGTCCGCCCTTGGCCGGGAGGACCGGGACAAGGAGGCAGCAATGGAAACGAGCATCGTTGGCGTCGGGGTGGGTATCACTGACCGATTCCGCACCGTTGTCGAAGAGAAGATCGCCAAGATCCAGACGTTCGCCGGACGCGCGCAACGCCTGGATGTGAAAGTCACGCATCGCGTGTATCGCAACGGCCACGTTCCGGACGAGACTGTCGAGCTCACACTCGTCGGCAAGGGTCCGGTGGTGCGAGCGGAGGCGACGGACGGCGACAAGTTCGTCGCTCTCGACCTGGCGGTCGACAAGATGTCGGAGCAGCTGCGACGCGCGAAGGAGAAGCGAGTCGACGGTCGACAGCACCCGCGCGGTGCGCATTTCGAGAAGGGCAGCGGTGCCCTGGAAGGAATCGATGTGCAGCCGGCATCCGTGGAGGTCCTCCACGCGGTCGCGACGGGCAACGTCCCCGTGCAGAACGATGAGGAAGAGGCGTACTCGCCCGTCGTCATCCGCACCAAGAGCTTCGATGCGGAATGGATGACCGTCGAGGAGGCGGTCGACCGCATGGAGCTCGTCGGACACGACTTCTTCCTGTTCGTCGATGTGCGCAGCGACCACCCCAGCGTCGTGTACCGCCGCAAGGGCTGGGACTACGGTGTGATCGCGTTGAGCACCCAGGCGCCGCCGGCGGAAGCCCTCGCGTCCTGAGCTGAGACAGATCCGAGAAACACGAAGCGGCCCGGTTCCGAGAGGAACCGGGCCGCTTCGTCGTCGCGCATGGTCAGTCGAAGATGCCGTCCAGGAGGCTGCCGATCACGAGACCGCCGAGGATGCCGGAGGCGATGTCGCCGCCTCCTCCGCCACGGCGTCCGCCGCCGCCTCCCCAGCCGCCTCCGCCGCCCCATCCGTCGTCCTGGGGGCGAGAGGAGTCGATGTCGCGCTGGGCGAGTTGGAGAGCTTCCGAGGCGAGGTGGGCGACGCGCCGGGCGCCGGCCAGTGCCGCTTCGCGCGTCTCTTCGGCGGGGAGCATGTCGGACAGATCGATGCGCAACCGCTCGGCCTCAGCGAGCCGCGTGCGGGCGTCCGCGCCGATCCACCCGCGATGACCGGCGATCAGGCCGCGTGCGACGCCCAGCTGCCGATCCGCGTCGTCGATCGCGTGCTGCACCTGCTGCACCGAAGGCAGGGGGTTGGCGGCGCGATGCTTCGCCGTCGCGATCGCGTCGTCCAGAGCCGTGTTGGCATCCCGGAGCTGCGAGAGCTCGGCGAACGGGTCGTTGCGGGCGCCGGAGGGAGCGAGCGCACCCAGGGCTGCCTGCAGAGCCGACACGGCCGACGTGACGGCCGGTACCTGGGGGGCGGTGCGCGCCGCGATCAGATCGCCGCGGGAGTCCGCTACGACCTCGGCGAGCGTCGACTCCGCACGCAGGGCCTCGATCTCGAAGTCCTCGACCGCATCGAGGAGCGCGGAGGCCCGCCGAGTGGCTTCTGTGGCGGTCTCCAGTGCGACGTTCGCCTCTTCGTTCTGCTTCGCAGCCCGCCGGCGCTCGGACACCGAGGCGCCGTGGACGGCGAAGGCGATGAGCTGTTCAGCCTCCGCTGCGCTCGCCGCGATCTGCGTCATGGCGGAATCCGCATAGCGACTCGAGAGGCGCTCGACCGCGGCCTTGGTCTGGGGGATACGCGCGCTCAGGGCCTCGGCGTCCGCTCGCACCTGGGCGATGATCTCGGGGGCACGGCGCACCTTCGCGACCGAGGCGGCCAGCACGTCCGTCTTCTCGTCGAGCAGATCCTGCGCCCAGTCGCACAGCTGGATGATGCGCGCGTTCCTGGTGCGCAGCTCCTCCGCGGTGTCGGGGATCTCATCGTGGTTCAGCTGGTGCATCTGGAAAGCCTCGCGCAGGTGCGTCCGCACTGCGGCGAGGGCCTTGCGCAGGTCGGCGGTCAGTGACTCGCCGAGTTCCGCCTCGGCGAACGCCAACTCATCGGACGTGGTCCGGATGCGCTCGTCCGCCGCAACCAGCGCCTGCTCCGCGCGTCGCGCGAGATCGGCGTCCTGAGCGGCGAGTGCTTCCTGCTCGCGCTTACGTCTGCCCCAAATTCCAGCCATGTGCTGATCCTACTTTCCGAGTGCGATGCGATGGCTGAGCATCCGCTTCAGGCGAACGCCGGAGGAACGCGTCACGCCGCGTCGACCCGCGCCGGCCGACCTCTCTTCGGGCGTTCGGTGGTGAGCGCGAGCGAGAAGGCGGTCGCGGGGTGCTGGGAGAGGCGCTCCTCGACGCGATCGAGCCATCGGGTCTCGGCCTCGGCGGCGAACAACATCGAGTCCATCACCAACGACCAGGCGAGCTCTTCCGGGCCGCCTGCGCTCTCACCGCGGTATCTCGCCTGCTGCAGGGCGTGCAGCTGTGCCAGGGACTCCACGCGCTGTGCGCGGATGACGGCTGCCACATCCGTTCCAGGGAGAGTTGCGGCGACCGCGAGCTTGACCGCGAGCTCATCACGCGTCGTGCTGTTGCGCACGACGGGGGAAGCCAGCCATCGGGCGACCTCGAGGGAACCGTCCTCGGTGATCTGCCAGTACACGTGACCGCGTTCATCGGCCTCACCTCGCCGGACGAGCCCGTCTCGTTCGAGGCGCTCGAGCGTGTTGTAGATCTGCCCGACGTTGAGAGTCGACGTCGCCCCTGTGCGTCTGTCGTACTCGTGCTTCAACTGATAGCCGTAGCAGGGGCCTTGATCCAGGATGGCGAGCAGGCTCTGGCGCACCGACATGATGATCTCCCGTCGAGACGAATGCGATACCGAGTATATGCATACCCGATATGCATCCGTGGCGGATGCGGGGACGCGTGCAGGCGACGTGCAGGTCACGGGCCGGTAACATGACAACATATGCCTGGCGATCGTCTGAACGTCCGCCGGCTTTTGACCCACCAACAGGGAGATGACATCCGTGGCCAATCCTCTTGAGAAGCTGCTGCGCGCCGGTGAAGGACGGATCATCCGTCGTCTGAACCAGGTGGTCAAGGCCGTAGGAGCGCTGGAAGAGGACATCTCCAAGCTCACCGATGACGAGCTTCGCAACGAGACCGCAGAATTGCGCGCCCGGTTCGAGAAGGGTGA
It encodes:
- a CDS encoding ComF family protein, which encodes MSSSSLRMPLRRILSELAGLLLAASCAGCGEPGELLCTVCRAELTSCRVDTITPDGLTVHAALSFDGVAARCIRRLKGEGETLLAGVLGDALAPVLDEVSASGAIVVPVPTSRAAFRRRGYRVPDLLVRRAGAEPVDLLIHEGEREDQRGLDVRERRDNVRGSMRARHRGAGEQVVVVDDVVTTGATLDEAARALRQAGFEVLSAVALAATPRHRRLIEDSSATRRK
- a CDS encoding PadR family transcriptional regulator, producing the protein MSVRQSLLAILDQGPCYGYQLKHEYDRRTGATSTLNVGQIYNTLERLERDGLVRRGEADERGHVYWQITEDGSLEVARWLASPVVRNSTTRDELAVKLAVAATLPGTDVAAVIRAQRVESLAQLHALQQARYRGESAGGPEELAWSLVMDSMLFAAEAETRWLDRVEERLSQHPATAFSLALTTERPKRGRPARVDAA
- the hpf gene encoding ribosome hibernation-promoting factor, HPF/YfiA family, yielding METSIVGVGVGITDRFRTVVEEKIAKIQTFAGRAQRLDVKVTHRVYRNGHVPDETVELTLVGKGPVVRAEATDGDKFVALDLAVDKMSEQLRRAKEKRVDGRQHPRGAHFEKGSGALEGIDVQPASVEVLHAVATGNVPVQNDEEEAYSPVVIRTKSFDAEWMTVEEAVDRMELVGHDFFLFVDVRSDHPSVVYRRKGWDYGVIALSTQAPPAEALAS